A DNA window from Leptolyngbya sp. KIOST-1 contains the following coding sequences:
- the psaJ gene encoding photosystem I reaction center subunit IX, protein MDNNLLRYLSSAPVLATVWMVVTAGILIEFNRFFPDLLLHP, encoded by the coding sequence ATGGACAACAATCTGCTTCGGTATCTGTCCTCTGCCCCCGTGCTGGCCACGGTGTGGATGGTGGTTACCGCCGGTATTTTGATTGAGTTCAACCGCTTCTTTCCCGATTTGCTGCTGCACCCCTAG
- the miaA gene encoding tRNA (adenosine(37)-N6)-dimethylallyltransferase MiaA: MQSTFFSQLKSPLQPQANISSIVPFLLVIGGATATGKSSLALALAQRLLAENHGGVILSADSRQVYREFDIGTAKPSARDREQVPHYLIDICAPTETLTLAQYQAQAQALIHTLHVQGEAMPLLVGGTGLYIDAVIKGLRIPPVAPQPALRQQLNDLGQSHCYALLQALDPAAAQRIHPHDPVRTARALEVCYVTGQPMSALQGEAPPDYPVLYLGLDCEAVALERRIAQRTQAMVDAGFVAEVTELSQTYGPDLPLLQTLGYAEMLRYLQGDSSLATAQAEIVQHTRQFAKRQRTWFRNRAAVQWFDAEAEDLVDQVWKVLKEWEGQVG, encoded by the coding sequence ATGCAATCAACATTTTTTTCTCAGCTAAAATCACCGCTCCAACCCCAAGCCAATATCAGTTCAATAGTACCATTCCTGCTGGTGATTGGCGGAGCCACCGCTACGGGCAAGTCATCCCTGGCCCTGGCCCTCGCCCAGCGCCTGCTGGCTGAAAATCACGGGGGCGTCATTCTCAGCGCCGACTCCCGACAAGTATACCGAGAGTTTGATATTGGCACCGCAAAACCTTCCGCCCGCGATCGCGAACAAGTCCCCCACTATTTAATTGATATCTGCGCCCCCACCGAAACTTTGACCCTGGCCCAGTACCAGGCCCAGGCCCAGGCGCTCATTCACACCCTGCATGTCCAGGGCGAAGCGATGCCGCTGCTGGTCGGGGGCACCGGACTCTATATTGATGCTGTGATCAAAGGGCTGCGGATTCCGCCTGTGGCCCCCCAGCCGGCCCTGCGCCAGCAGTTAAATGACCTGGGTCAGTCCCACTGCTACGCTCTGCTCCAGGCGCTGGACCCGGCGGCGGCACAGCGCATTCATCCCCACGACCCGGTGCGCACTGCACGCGCCCTGGAGGTCTGCTACGTCACCGGGCAGCCGATGTCTGCCCTCCAGGGGGAAGCCCCCCCTGACTATCCGGTGCTGTACCTGGGCCTGGACTGCGAGGCTGTGGCTCTAGAGCGCCGCATCGCCCAGCGGACCCAAGCCATGGTTGACGCCGGGTTCGTGGCCGAAGTCACCGAGCTGAGCCAAACCTACGGCCCCGACCTGCCGCTGCTGCAAACTCTGGGCTACGCCGAAATGCTGCGCTACCTGCAAGGAGATAGCTCCCTGGCCACTGCCCAGGCCGAAATCGTGCAGCACACCCGCCAATTTGCCAAGCGCCAACGCACCTGGTTTCGCAACCGGGCAGCGGTGCAGTGGTTTGATGCCGAGGCGGAGGATCTGGTGGATCAGGTTTGGAAAGTGTTGAAGGAGTGGGAGGGACAGGTGGGGTAG
- a CDS encoding photosystem I reaction center subunit III — protein MRRFFAVALVVFLWFGFAPPASASLAGDNVAGLTPCGQNEAFLKRAADAKTPSAKARFDFYGSSTLLCGSDGLPHLVVDGDLAHAGEFLIPSLLFLYIAGWIGWVGRAYLITVRGQKNPEDKEIIIDVPLAIKCMLTGFAWPLTAFKDIASGAMFAKDDEITVSPR, from the coding sequence ATGCGACGGTTTTTTGCTGTAGCGCTTGTAGTGTTTCTCTGGTTCGGGTTTGCTCCCCCGGCCTCCGCTAGCCTGGCTGGCGACAACGTGGCAGGGCTGACCCCCTGTGGCCAAAACGAAGCCTTTCTAAAGCGGGCTGCCGATGCCAAAACCCCTTCGGCAAAGGCTCGCTTTGACTTTTACGGCAGCTCCACGCTGCTGTGCGGCAGCGACGGCCTGCCCCACCTGGTGGTAGATGGCGATCTGGCCCACGCTGGTGAGTTCCTGATTCCTAGCCTGCTGTTTCTATATATTGCAGGTTGGATTGGCTGGGTAGGTCGGGCCTACCTGATTACGGTCCGCGGTCAAAAGAACCCCGAAGACAAAGAGATCATCATCGATGTGCCCCTGGCCATCAAGTGTATGTTGACTGGGTTTGCCTGGCCCCTGACCGCCTTCAAAGATATTGCCAGCGGTGCCATGTTCGCCAAAGACGATGAGATCACCGTATCTCCTCGCTAG
- the tsaD gene encoding tRNA (adenosine(37)-N6)-threonylcarbamoyltransferase complex transferase subunit TsaD, whose protein sequence is MATILALETSCDETAVAVVRDRTVLSTVVASQIDIHQPYGGIVPEVASRYHVATLGEGLRVALEQAGLGWAEIDAVAATCAPGLVGALLVGLTAGKTLAMVHQKPFLGVHHLEGHIYANYLASPDLQPPYLCLLVSGGHTSLIYVKACGQYQTLGQTRDDAAGEAFDKVARLLGLGYPGGPAIDKLAKLGNPNAFALPEGNISLPEGGFHPYDSSFSGLKTAVLRLVEKLNADGVEPLPIADLAASFQATVARSLTRRVVACAQAYGLTTVAVGGGVAANSGLRQQLQQAAATHGLRVIFPPLSLCTDNAAMIGCAAADHFNHGHESSLALGAQSRLDLARVMGLYDRSSGDLNPAGPDQGLGATLG, encoded by the coding sequence ATGGCGACAATTCTGGCTCTAGAGACAAGCTGTGATGAGACGGCGGTGGCGGTGGTTCGCGATCGCACCGTTTTGAGCACCGTCGTCGCTTCCCAAATCGACATTCACCAGCCCTACGGCGGCATTGTGCCCGAGGTGGCCTCGCGGTACCACGTCGCCACCCTGGGCGAGGGCCTACGCGTGGCCCTGGAGCAGGCTGGGCTGGGTTGGGCCGAGATCGACGCCGTGGCAGCCACCTGTGCGCCGGGCCTGGTGGGGGCGCTGCTGGTGGGGCTGACCGCCGGTAAAACTCTGGCCATGGTGCACCAAAAGCCTTTTCTGGGGGTCCACCACCTGGAGGGGCACATCTACGCCAACTACCTGGCCAGCCCCGATCTCCAGCCGCCCTACCTGTGCCTGCTGGTCTCCGGTGGCCACACCAGCTTGATCTACGTCAAAGCCTGTGGTCAGTACCAGACCCTGGGGCAAACCCGTGACGATGCGGCAGGGGAAGCCTTTGACAAAGTGGCCCGCCTGCTGGGGTTGGGCTACCCCGGTGGCCCGGCGATCGACAAGCTGGCGAAACTCGGGAACCCTAACGCCTTTGCCCTGCCGGAAGGAAACATTTCGCTCCCCGAAGGGGGCTTTCACCCCTATGACTCCAGCTTTAGCGGCCTTAAAACAGCGGTGCTGCGGCTGGTGGAAAAGCTCAACGCCGATGGGGTAGAGCCGCTGCCCATCGCTGACCTGGCCGCCAGCTTTCAGGCTACCGTAGCCCGTAGCCTGACCCGGCGGGTGGTGGCCTGTGCCCAGGCCTACGGCCTGACCACCGTGGCGGTGGGGGGCGGGGTGGCGGCCAATAGCGGTCTGCGCCAGCAGCTTCAGCAAGCGGCTGCAACCCACGGCCTGCGGGTGATTTTTCCGCCCCTCAGTCTGTGTACCGACAATGCCGCCATGATCGGCTGCGCTGCCGCCGACCACTTCAACCATGGGCACGAATCGAGCCTGGCGTTGGGAGCGCAGTCGCGGCTCGATCTGGCCCGGGTGATGGGCCTCTACGATCGCAGCTCAGGCGACCTCAACCCTGCCGGCCCAGACCAGGGGCTTGGCGCTACACTGGGATAG
- a CDS encoding GDSL-type esterase/lipase family protein — protein MREKITAWSVGAGIGLLVLAGCDRPQGPVATPPVDQPIVTQPSSAPSLEVSNLNRGTGEQIVAFGDSITAGAGVGPEAAYPNQLSQTLDLPIVNLGRGGDTTGTALNRLPQEVIPANPWLVMVGLGGNDYLRQVPIAQTEENLRDIVTQLQQQGAIVVILGMNVYPFNGDYEALYQRVANETQAHLIPGVLEGLNDTRYLYDRIHPNQAGHRILADRVAEGLEPLLEQATWPTSLSDWQPN, from the coding sequence ATGAGAGAAAAAATAACCGCCTGGTCTGTGGGTGCAGGAATTGGACTGCTGGTTTTAGCTGGGTGCGATCGCCCCCAGGGCCCGGTTGCGACTCCCCCCGTCGATCAGCCCATCGTCACCCAGCCGAGCAGTGCCCCTAGCCTCGAGGTCAGCAACCTGAATCGCGGCACCGGAGAGCAAATTGTTGCCTTTGGTGACAGTATTACGGCGGGGGCGGGGGTGGGGCCCGAGGCCGCCTATCCCAACCAGCTCAGCCAGACCCTGGACCTTCCCATTGTCAATTTGGGCCGGGGGGGCGACACCACCGGAACGGCTTTAAATCGATTGCCGCAAGAGGTGATCCCGGCCAATCCCTGGCTGGTTATGGTGGGCCTGGGTGGCAACGACTACCTGCGCCAGGTGCCGATCGCCCAAACCGAGGAAAATCTGCGCGACATTGTCACCCAGCTCCAGCAGCAGGGGGCAATCGTGGTGATCTTGGGGATGAATGTCTACCCCTTCAACGGCGACTACGAAGCCCTGTACCAGCGAGTCGCCAACGAGACCCAGGCCCATCTCATCCCTGGCGTGCTGGAAGGGCTCAACGACACCCGCTACCTGTACGACCGCATTCACCCCAACCAGGCTGGCCACCGGATCCTGGCCGACCGGGTGGCCGAGGGGCTGGAGCCACTGCTAGAGCAGGCCACCTGGCCGACCAGCCTGTCCGACTGGCAACCCAACTAG
- a CDS encoding acyl-CoA desaturase, with amino-acid sequence MTAVTTERLSRDWVTLLFMIAVHSMAALAFLPSNFSWAAIGVALLLHWFTGCLGITLGWHRLVSHRSFTVPKWLEYFFVFCGTLACQHGPIMWVGLHRHHHAYSDKSLDHHDSNKGFWWSHMGWMLRDVPAKDEVSRFIRDIKDDPFYLFCERFFLPLQIALGVVLYLLGGWPFVLWGVFVRLVAVYHCTWLVNSATHKFGYRSFETDDKSTNCWWVAVLTYGEGWHNNHHAYQYSARHGLNWWEIDITWMTIRFLEAVGLAKKVKLVGTADS; translated from the coding sequence ATGACTGCTGTAACTACTGAGCGTTTGTCCCGCGATTGGGTCACCCTCCTATTTATGATCGCTGTCCACAGCATGGCTGCGTTGGCCTTTTTGCCCAGCAATTTCTCCTGGGCGGCGATCGGTGTGGCACTGCTGCTGCACTGGTTTACGGGCTGCCTCGGCATCACCCTGGGCTGGCACCGCCTGGTCTCCCACCGCAGCTTCACGGTGCCCAAGTGGCTAGAGTATTTCTTCGTCTTTTGCGGTACCCTGGCCTGTCAGCACGGCCCCATCATGTGGGTGGGTCTGCATCGCCATCACCACGCTTACTCCGACAAAAGTCTGGACCATCACGACTCCAACAAAGGCTTCTGGTGGAGTCATATGGGCTGGATGCTGCGAGACGTGCCGGCCAAAGACGAGGTCTCTCGATTCATTCGCGATATTAAGGACGATCCGTTCTACCTGTTCTGCGAGCGGTTCTTTCTGCCGCTGCAAATTGCGTTGGGAGTAGTCCTGTACCTTCTGGGCGGTTGGCCCTTCGTGCTCTGGGGTGTGTTTGTGCGGCTGGTGGCAGTTTACCACTGCACCTGGTTGGTCAACAGCGCCACCCACAAGTTTGGCTACCGCAGCTTTGAAACCGACGACAAATCGACCAACTGCTGGTGGGTGGCCGTGCTGACCTACGGTGAGGGCTGGCACAACAACCACCACGCCTACCAGTACTCGGCGCGCCACGGCCTGAACTGGTGGGAGATTGACATCACCTGGATGACCATCCGTTTTCTAGAGGCGGTAGGGCTGGCCAAAAAGGTAAAACTGGTTGGTACCGCCGACAGCTAG
- the gyrB gene encoding DNA topoisomerase (ATP-hydrolyzing) subunit B, which produces MTTNYGAEQIQVLEGLEPVRKRPGMYIGSTGPRGLHHLVYEVVDNSVDEALAGHCDSIDISLNADGSVSVTDNGRGIPTDIHPRTGKSALETVMTVLHAGGKFGGGGYKVSGGLHGVGISVVNALSEWVEVTVWREGKEHLQRFERGIPVGDLRVEKIAEKRQGTSVTFLPDTQIFHTGIEFDYDTLASRVRELAYLNAGIRVVFTDYRLELIKSGEPRVSTYFYEGGIKEYVQYINSDKQPIHDEIIYISSERDGVQVEAALQWCVDAYSDNLLGFANNIRTIDGGTHLEGLKAVLTRTLNTISRKRNKRKEAESNLAGENIREGLTAIISVKVPDPEFEGQTKTKLGNTEVRGIVDSLVGEALTEYLDFHPNVADAILEKAIQSFNAAEAARRARDLVRRKSVLESSTLPGKLADCSSRDPGESEIFIVEGDSAGGSAKQGRDRRFQAILPLRGKILNIEKTDDSKIYKNTEIQALITALGMGIKGEEFDSSQLRYHRICLMTDADVDGAHIRTLLLTFFYRYQRDLVDQGYVYIACPPLYKVERGRNHWYCYNERELQNLITNEFPANANYTVQRFKGLGEMMPQQLWETTMDPATRTMKRVEIEDAAEADRIFTILMGDRVAPRREFIETYGPRMKLEDLDI; this is translated from the coding sequence ATGACAACCAACTACGGTGCTGAGCAGATTCAGGTTCTGGAGGGGCTTGAGCCTGTTCGTAAACGTCCAGGCATGTACATCGGCAGCACTGGGCCCCGTGGTCTCCATCACCTAGTGTACGAGGTTGTCGACAACTCGGTGGATGAAGCCCTGGCGGGCCACTGCGACAGCATCGATATTTCTCTCAACGCCGACGGCTCGGTCAGCGTCACCGACAACGGACGCGGCATTCCCACCGACATTCACCCCCGCACGGGCAAGTCTGCCCTTGAAACGGTGATGACCGTGCTCCACGCCGGGGGCAAGTTTGGCGGCGGCGGCTACAAGGTCTCCGGCGGTCTCCACGGCGTCGGCATCTCCGTGGTCAACGCCCTGTCGGAGTGGGTCGAGGTCACCGTGTGGCGCGAGGGCAAAGAGCACCTGCAGCGGTTTGAGCGCGGCATTCCCGTCGGCGATCTGCGGGTTGAGAAAATCGCCGAAAAGCGCCAGGGCACCTCGGTGACGTTTTTGCCCGACACCCAGATCTTTCACACCGGCATTGAGTTCGACTACGACACCCTGGCCAGCCGTGTGCGGGAGCTGGCCTACCTGAATGCGGGCATTCGGGTCGTGTTTACCGACTATCGGCTGGAGCTGATCAAGTCCGGCGAGCCCAGGGTCTCAACCTATTTCTACGAAGGCGGCATCAAGGAGTACGTCCAGTACATCAACAGCGACAAGCAGCCCATCCACGACGAGATTATCTACATCTCCTCCGAGCGCGACGGGGTGCAGGTGGAGGCGGCGCTCCAGTGGTGCGTCGACGCCTACTCCGACAATCTGCTGGGCTTCGCCAACAACATTCGCACCATCGACGGCGGCACCCACCTGGAGGGGCTGAAGGCGGTGCTGACCCGCACCCTCAACACCATCAGCCGCAAGCGCAACAAACGCAAAGAGGCCGAGTCCAACCTGGCGGGGGAAAACATCCGCGAGGGACTGACGGCGATTATCTCGGTGAAGGTGCCCGACCCCGAATTTGAGGGCCAAACCAAGACCAAGCTGGGCAACACTGAGGTGCGCGGCATCGTCGATTCTTTGGTGGGCGAGGCGCTGACGGAGTACCTCGACTTTCACCCCAACGTGGCCGATGCCATTCTGGAAAAGGCGATTCAGTCGTTTAATGCTGCCGAGGCAGCCCGGCGAGCGCGGGACCTGGTGCGGCGCAAGTCGGTGCTGGAGTCGTCCACGCTGCCCGGCAAGCTGGCCGACTGCAGCAGCCGTGACCCTGGCGAGTCTGAGATCTTCATTGTGGAAGGGGACTCGGCGGGCGGTAGCGCCAAGCAGGGGCGCGATCGCCGTTTCCAGGCCATTCTGCCCCTGCGGGGCAAGATCCTCAACATCGAGAAGACCGACGACTCCAAGATTTATAAAAACACCGAGATCCAGGCGCTGATCACCGCTCTGGGCATGGGTATCAAGGGCGAAGAGTTCGACTCGTCCCAGCTGCGCTACCACCGCATCTGTCTGATGACCGACGCCGACGTGGACGGGGCCCACATTCGCACCCTGCTGCTCACCTTCTTTTACCGCTACCAGCGGGACCTGGTGGACCAGGGCTATGTGTACATCGCCTGCCCCCCCCTCTACAAGGTGGAGCGGGGCCGCAACCACTGGTACTGCTACAACGAGCGCGAGCTGCAAAACCTGATCACCAACGAGTTTCCGGCCAACGCCAACTACACGGTGCAGCGGTTTAAGGGTCTCGGCGAAATGATGCCCCAGCAGCTGTGGGAGACCACCATGGACCCTGCCACCCGAACCATGAAGCGAGTGGAGATCGAGGATGCCGCCGAGGCCGATCGCATCTTTACGATTCTGATGGGCGATCGCGTGGCTCCCCGCCGCGAGTTCATCGAAACCTACGGTCCTCGCATGAAGCTGGAAGACCTCGACATCTAG
- a CDS encoding photosystem I reaction center subunit XI yields the protein MTEAIQPAGDPQIGNLETPINSSAFSKAFIGNLPAYRAGLSPQRRGLEIGMAHGYFLYGPFALLGPLRDSEIPGLAGLLSAAGLIVILTACLSLYSGAGVNTSVTKTTTPFTPPATLETNEGWSEFAGGFLIGGIGGATFAYLLAANMPILTTLVSGGHS from the coding sequence ATGACAGAAGCTATTCAGCCCGCTGGGGATCCTCAGATTGGCAATTTAGAAACGCCGATCAATTCCTCTGCGTTTTCCAAGGCCTTCATTGGCAACCTGCCTGCCTACCGGGCTGGTCTCTCGCCCCAGCGCCGCGGCCTTGAGATTGGCATGGCCCACGGCTATTTCCTCTACGGCCCCTTTGCCCTGCTCGGTCCCCTGCGCGACTCTGAGATTCCCGGTCTGGCCGGTCTACTCAGCGCCGCCGGTCTGATTGTCATCCTGACCGCCTGCCTATCGCTGTATTCCGGCGCTGGCGTCAACACCTCGGTCACCAAAACCACCACCCCCTTCACTCCCCCCGCCACCCTGGAAACCAACGAGGGCTGGAGCGAGTTTGCGGGCGGCTTTCTAATTGGTGGCATTGGTGGAGCTACCTTTGCCTACCTGCTGGCGGCCAACATGCCAATTTTGACCACCCTGGTCAGCGGCGGCCACAGCTAA
- a CDS encoding aminotransferase class I/II-fold pyridoxal phosphate-dependent enzyme → MPPESVLLPIFYGIDAQVKQNLERVLAAFRRHRVGSHHFSSVSGYGHDDIGRDTFDRVFADVMGAEAALARSQFVSGTHAIACALYGVLRPGDEMLAVAGTPYDTLEEVIGIRSAGQGSLAEFGVSYRELPLSPTHGIDWTALANAVRPNTRLVHIQRSCGYSWRSTLTIAEIEKIVRSVKAQKPDVVCFVDNCYGEFLEDREPTAVGADLIAGSLIKNPGGTIAPTGGYVAGRADLVAAAACRLTAPGIGASGGSSLNQNRLLYQGLFLAPQMVGEAMKGNYLLAATFEALGYPVNPAPTVPQRDVIQAIRLGSSAKLIAFCKAVQAHSPIDAYVEPVPAAMPGYDSQLVMAGGTFIDGSTSELSADGPLREPYTVYCQGGTHWTHVALAVEAAVEAIGVL, encoded by the coding sequence ATGCCGCCAGAATCTGTACTTCTTCCGATTTTTTATGGAATTGACGCCCAGGTCAAGCAGAACCTGGAGCGGGTACTGGCGGCATTCAGGCGGCACCGGGTAGGGAGCCACCACTTCAGTAGTGTATCGGGCTACGGTCACGACGACATCGGCCGAGATACCTTCGATCGCGTGTTTGCCGACGTTATGGGAGCAGAGGCGGCGCTGGCGCGATCGCAGTTTGTCTCTGGCACCCACGCGATCGCCTGTGCCCTGTACGGCGTGCTGCGCCCTGGCGATGAAATGCTGGCGGTAGCAGGTACCCCCTACGACACCCTGGAGGAAGTGATTGGTATTCGAAGCGCAGGCCAGGGGTCCTTAGCTGAGTTTGGGGTGTCCTATCGAGAGTTACCGCTGAGCCCCACCCACGGAATCGACTGGACGGCCCTGGCTAACGCAGTCAGACCCAATACCCGACTGGTCCATATCCAGCGATCCTGCGGCTACAGTTGGCGCTCAACCCTCACCATAGCCGAAATCGAAAAAATCGTGCGATCGGTCAAGGCCCAGAAACCCGACGTGGTCTGTTTTGTCGACAACTGCTACGGCGAATTTTTAGAAGACCGTGAGCCCACCGCCGTCGGGGCCGACCTAATCGCCGGTTCCCTGATCAAAAACCCCGGCGGCACAATTGCCCCTACGGGGGGGTACGTAGCGGGTCGCGCGGATCTGGTGGCCGCCGCCGCCTGCCGCCTCACTGCCCCCGGCATTGGGGCCAGCGGCGGGTCCAGCCTGAACCAAAACCGCCTGCTGTACCAGGGCCTGTTTTTGGCTCCTCAAATGGTGGGCGAGGCCATGAAGGGCAACTACCTGCTGGCGGCTACCTTTGAGGCCCTGGGCTATCCCGTCAACCCCGCGCCCACTGTCCCCCAGCGCGATGTCATCCAGGCCATTCGCCTGGGCTCGTCGGCAAAACTGATCGCCTTCTGTAAGGCGGTGCAGGCCCATTCCCCCATCGATGCCTACGTAGAACCGGTGCCCGCCGCCATGCCCGGCTACGACAGCCAACTGGTGATGGCCGGGGGCACCTTTATCGACGGCAGCACCTCAGAACTCTCCGCCGATGGCCCCCTGCGGGAACCCTACACCGTCTATTGCCAGGGCGGCACCCACTGGACCCATGTGGCGCTGGCGGTAGAGGCCGCTGTCGAGGCGATCGGAGTGCTGTAG
- a CDS encoding BMC domain-containing protein, giving the protein MQPDGKLASPLELKSGTPKRLTLATPAPRSTAAQRRDTYRGAALGMVSTESFPAVVGTADAMLKAANVLLVGYEKTGGGHCTAIVRGGVADVRMAVEAGVETAQEFGQFVSSSLIPRPLPNLEAVLPICARWDELRSEAGGKLGSQAIGLLETRGFPAMVGAADAMTKSADVQLMSHEAIGEGLCTILIRGSLPNVAIAIEAGMHEAERIGELHAVMVIPRPLDDLVESLPVMEQEQEQPEPLRIPLNLEVKQEVAEAEPVLLEAAATEVEPIALELTVEERELADEEL; this is encoded by the coding sequence ATGCAACCCGACGGCAAACTAGCCTCGCCCCTTGAGCTCAAGTCCGGCACGCCCAAGCGGCTGACCCTGGCGACGCCCGCCCCCAGGTCAACGGCAGCTCAGCGGCGTGATACCTATCGGGGGGCTGCCCTGGGTATGGTGTCCACCGAGAGTTTTCCAGCCGTGGTCGGTACCGCTGACGCCATGCTCAAAGCCGCCAATGTGCTGTTGGTGGGCTACGAAAAGACTGGCGGGGGCCACTGCACCGCCATCGTGCGTGGCGGTGTTGCCGATGTCCGGATGGCGGTAGAGGCCGGGGTTGAAACGGCCCAGGAGTTTGGTCAGTTTGTCTCCTCGAGCCTGATTCCGCGCCCTTTGCCCAACCTGGAGGCGGTCCTTCCCATCTGCGCCCGCTGGGATGAGCTGCGCAGCGAGGCCGGAGGCAAACTGGGCAGTCAGGCCATTGGGCTGCTCGAAACGCGAGGTTTCCCGGCCATGGTGGGAGCCGCCGACGCCATGACCAAGAGCGCCGATGTGCAGCTCATGTCCCATGAAGCCATTGGCGAAGGCCTCTGCACAATTTTGATTCGCGGATCGCTGCCCAACGTGGCGATCGCCATTGAAGCCGGCATGCACGAAGCCGAGCGCATCGGCGAACTTCACGCCGTTATGGTCATCCCGCGCCCCCTCGACGATCTGGTCGAATCGCTGCCGGTAATGGAGCAGGAGCAGGAGCAGCCCGAACCCCTGCGGATTCCCCTCAATCTGGAGGTCAAGCAAGAGGTTGCCGAAGCCGAGCCAGTGCTGCTTGAAGCCGCCGCTACAGAGGTCGAACCCATTGCCCTGGAACTGACCGTGGAGGAGCGCGAGCTGGCTGACGAAGAGTTATAG